The following proteins are co-located in the Spirosoma montaniterrae genome:
- a CDS encoding UbiA family prenyltransferase — MSARAIWLHLRVPFSFFLLPIFWFALSQSSHIDLWRAVAVLIIIHLLLYPASNAYNSYFDKDEGPIGGLETPPPVTKTLYWVSWLLDVVALILGAFLGWPFVVYLLVYGFVTKAYSHRHIRLKKYPILSFFLISGLQGGITYVMTYVAVNDLPFSAITQPRLLFGGLLGTLNLMALYPVTQVYQHVEDARRGDRTLSLLLGVRGTFVCAIVMFTLSLVAFFVYFNNLIYFGLYVLLLLPAVAYFLHWGWQIWYDSQRANYRSTMHMMWISGVCLNSFFIFLIVLTHS; from the coding sequence ATGTCTGCTCGCGCCATCTGGCTGCACTTACGGGTGCCGTTCTCGTTTTTTCTGCTGCCTATCTTCTGGTTTGCACTCAGTCAGTCGTCGCATATCGACCTATGGCGGGCAGTGGCAGTGCTGATTATCATACACTTGCTGTTGTATCCGGCCAGTAACGCCTACAATAGCTATTTCGACAAAGACGAAGGCCCTATCGGTGGTCTGGAAACACCTCCTCCCGTTACAAAAACGCTGTATTGGGTGTCGTGGCTGCTCGATGTGGTGGCGTTGATACTGGGCGCGTTTCTGGGCTGGCCGTTTGTTGTGTATCTGCTTGTTTATGGCTTTGTGACGAAGGCATATAGCCACCGCCATATTCGGCTGAAAAAATACCCTATACTTAGCTTTTTCCTCATTAGCGGCCTACAGGGCGGTATTACCTACGTCATGACCTACGTTGCCGTCAACGATTTGCCATTCTCGGCCATAACGCAACCCCGACTATTGTTTGGCGGGCTATTGGGTACGCTGAATCTGATGGCTCTTTACCCCGTCACGCAGGTATACCAGCACGTCGAAGACGCTCGCCGGGGCGACCGCACGCTGAGCTTACTGCTGGGCGTTCGTGGCACGTTCGTATGTGCCATCGTAATGTTCACCCTGTCGCTGGTCGCATTTTTCGTTTACTTCAATAACCTGATTTATTTCGGATTATACGTACTACTTCTGTTGCCCGCTGTTGCTTATTTTCTGCATTGGGGCTGGCAGATCTGGTACGACAGCCAGCGGGCCAATTACCGCTCAACCATGCATATGATGTGGATTTCGGGTGTTTGTCTGAACAGTTTTTTTATTTTTTTGATTGTACTAACCCATTCGTAA